Proteins encoded in a region of the Bradyrhizobium sp. CB3481 genome:
- a CDS encoding tRNA-uridine aminocarboxypropyltransferase, with product MSEPPHPPAAADMEAVADCPHCGKPLPLCICDSVTPVESRISLLILVHPQEQDKVLGTARLTAMHFKNAVVKIGLSWPSLSKALGRKVDDPSRWAVLYLGSAKVSDLDTDAEIVAIDRKGEIEPHQRAILEDIEGIVLLDGTWSQAKALWWRNAWMLKCQRVILGPKRPSRYGQLRREPRRDGLSTIEAAGLLLAGLEKRPKIAEALNASFERMLARYREVQAETPALAPKPKKRDWRRRKRG from the coding sequence ATGTCAGAACCACCCCATCCGCCGGCCGCAGCCGACATGGAGGCCGTCGCGGACTGCCCGCATTGCGGCAAGCCGCTGCCGCTCTGCATCTGCGACAGCGTCACCCCGGTCGAAAGCAGGATCTCGCTGTTGATCCTGGTGCACCCACAAGAGCAGGATAAGGTCCTCGGCACCGCACGGCTGACGGCAATGCATTTCAAGAATGCCGTCGTCAAAATCGGCTTGTCATGGCCGAGCCTGTCCAAGGCGCTGGGACGCAAGGTCGACGATCCCTCGCGCTGGGCGGTGCTTTATCTCGGTTCGGCCAAGGTGAGCGATCTCGATACCGATGCGGAGATCGTCGCGATCGACCGCAAGGGGGAGATCGAGCCGCATCAGCGCGCCATCCTCGAGGACATCGAAGGCATCGTGCTGCTCGACGGTACCTGGAGCCAGGCCAAGGCGCTGTGGTGGCGCAATGCGTGGATGCTGAAGTGCCAGCGCGTAATCCTCGGTCCGAAGCGTCCATCGCGCTACGGCCAGTTGCGCCGCGAGCCGCGCCGCGACGGCCTCTCCACCATCGAGGCCGCCGGCCTGCTGCTCGCCGGCCTTGAAAAGCGCCCCAAGATCGCAGAGGCGCTCAACGCCAGCTTCGAGCGCATGCTAGCGCGATATCGAGAGGTGCAGGCGGAAACGCCGGCGCTCGCGCCGAAGCCGAAAAAGCGCGATTGGCGCCGGCGCAAGCGCGGCTAA